One window of Vicinamibacterales bacterium genomic DNA carries:
- a CDS encoding 4Fe-4S dicluster domain-containing protein, translated as MAYRWGMAVDLDKCTGCEACVTACHAENNIPTVGSQQAARGRAMHWIRVERYYEGNFPDVRVKFRPVLCQQCDNAPCEAVCPTYAAHQNEDGLNAQVYNRCIGTRYCANACSYNVRFFNFFNPEWVKPLNLQLNPDVSIREVGVMEKCTFCVQRIKAAKITAKAEDRGLVDGVLQPACAQACPTTALIFGDLNDPNSRVARLSHSPRGSKLLEDLGAEPKITYLDKQPWHEPDTY; from the coding sequence ATGGCCTACAGATGGGGGATGGCCGTCGATCTCGACAAATGCACCGGCTGCGAAGCCTGCGTCACGGCCTGCCATGCCGAGAACAACATTCCGACCGTGGGCTCGCAACAGGCGGCGCGCGGCCGCGCCATGCACTGGATCCGCGTCGAGCGCTACTACGAGGGCAACTTCCCCGACGTGCGGGTGAAATTCCGGCCGGTGCTGTGCCAGCAGTGCGACAACGCGCCGTGCGAAGCCGTGTGCCCGACCTATGCCGCCCACCAGAACGAGGACGGTCTGAACGCCCAGGTCTACAACCGCTGCATTGGCACGCGCTACTGCGCCAACGCCTGCTCGTACAACGTGCGGTTCTTCAACTTCTTCAACCCGGAATGGGTGAAGCCGCTCAACCTGCAGCTCAATCCCGACGTCTCGATCCGCGAAGTGGGCGTGATGGAGAAGTGCACGTTCTGCGTGCAGCGGATCAAGGCGGCGAAGATCACGGCCAAGGCCGAGGACCGCGGCCTGGTGGATGGCGTGCTGCAGCCGGCGTGCGCGCAGGCGTGCCCGACCACGGCACTGATCTTTGGCGACCTGAACGACCCCAACAGCCGCGTGGCGCGGCTCTCGCACTCGCCGCGCGGCTCGAAGTTGCTCGAAGATCTCGGCGCCGAGCCGAAGATCACTTACCTGGACAAGCAGCCCTGGCATGAACCGGACACTTATTAG